The DNA segment ACACCCAGTTAGGACCCAGAACCAAGATCCAGAACCAGCAGGAAGTAGAACCAAGGAAGGTCCTCGTTTCCAAACTCTTCTAGATTTGGACAGAACCATGCTTCACTGACACCAGCACCAGTAGCTGGATTCATCCAGGAGAGATGAGGCTCCCATCTTTAAGGCTTTGTTTTGTTTACACTCCATAGTTGTTGCTAGGGGACGATGGCCACGCCCTCGGCGCTAACCAGCTGGCCTGTGGTTGGCTCGTAGGTCCCTGCCAGGTAAAACAGATCCTGGGCCCCACCCCCTGGCTTTCGTCGGCAAATCAGGTGCTCGTAATCGGTGCGACTGAGCACCTGGCAGCGGTGGGAGATGGTCTGGACATCGTTCTCATCCTCATGGCTCGACTGGTACAAAGCATGCTGGGTAGCGGAGGGAAGAAGGAGACAGATGTTAAACACAGAGGTAAATAGAAGACTGAAAGATAAATGAACAGCCTATTCATTAATTACCCAAAAATTATTTAAGTAGATCAATTCTTGATCAACCCTTGATAAATTTGATCAAAAAGTTGATACATTTGATCAAAAAGTTAATCATGTTGTTGAATGATAATCCATCATACCTTTCCGTCATGGTGCCTCTTCCCCAGGCTCGTCTCCTCGGGATGGTAGAACCACTTGACCCTGACCACCATGCTGGAGGACCAGGACTCCCAGAGGCTCTCCACCCGCCCCACGTAGGGCAGCTGGGGCCGACCGGGGGACAGGAACACAGCACAGTCCCCCACATGCACCGTCTCACCACCACGCACAATCGCCTTGTAGAACAACTTACGGGCCTTACCCTTCAGACCACGCCTCtgtagggtgagagagagggggggagttaGGAGGGAGTTCAGGTAAGGACAGGTAAGACCTTACTCAATAAGTCAATTCAGTAAGACCTCAGTAAATAAGTCAATAAGTCTGCTTCAGATTGTGTTCACCATTAAGGCTCCCACATGTGTCCTCTGACCTGTGTGGGATTTCCAGACCACTTCCACAGCTGGCGACCCGGCAGGAGGGCGGACATATTAGGATGGGGGATCGGTGACAACATCCTCTGCCTCTTTTCTGCTGGGTGGTCCTTGGGAGGTTTGGGCTGGCAGGCCGGGTTGTGTGTGTTGGGGgtcggagtgtgtgtgttgagagacagagtgtgtgtgttggaggcaGGTCCACCTCTCCTCTTGGTTTGGCTTTTGGATGCGCTGCTGCTACTATTGGTCCTCCCCTTTGATGTGtactccttcctgtcctctcctctatcaCTTCCTCTCACCTTTGACTCCCCGGTGACGGACATGGCTGCCTTTGCAACGTAGGAGTGTGGTGTTGCCGAGGTGGGGCTTGGGTTGGGCTTTGTGGTGGGGTCAGGGGTTAAGGTGTTAGACGTCAagctctgtttgtgtttgtgtttctgctgctGGAGCAGCGCTCGGCGGAGAAGGAGGGATGAAGATTCTTCTTCGTCAGAGGAGTAGGAGGAGTCGGaagaacagagggaggaagaagagagggagccagaagaggaggaagaggaagaggacgagGAGCAAACAGAGAGACGTGAGAGGAAACGTCCTGCGCCCGCAGCTGCTGCTCTCCTCCGAGCTACGTCTTCatctccatcatcatcatcatcatcatcttcatccaGCTCAGAGTAAGAGCTAGGGCAGTCACTGGGGCAGTCCAGAGTACCAAACTCTCCCCCCAGACCCGCTAAACCAGACGAGGGGAGCCCCTTTCTGAGGGCTGGTGCCCCCTTCAGGAGCAGCTCAGACTTGGACATtccactctctcttcttctttctcctTTATTTCTGTCTTTCACCACCAGGGCAGGGTGGATATACCTGAGAGGTGCCCCCTCCTTCACCACCAGGGCAGGGTGGATGTACCTGAGAGGTGCCCCCTCCGCCCCTGCAGATGGACCCTTGTGCCCCCTGCCGCCCCCCAAACGCAGCAGAGCTTTCCCATTCTTTGTTTTGGGCGAGGTCACGCCCTCGTGGTCCAGCTTCACCAGGAACTGTTTTCTGTACCTGTCACTCGACTTCCTGTTGGAGGGTGCCGTTGTCATGGCGACAGAGTCACTTAGCA comes from the Salvelinus namaycush isolate Seneca unplaced genomic scaffold, SaNama_1.0 Scaffold2383, whole genome shotgun sequence genome and includes:
- the LOC120038769 gene encoding BAH and coiled-coil domain-containing protein 1-like, which gives rise to AKGRAVSRLLESFAADEGFRLDEESSFSEGEEEDMEHTPHTHREPAVLNCVLSREMLVDGLKVLISKEDELLYAARLHTLDLPDIFRVVIEGERGNRPRIYSLEQILQEAVLDVWPQTEAILTAGTRVCAYWSERSRCLYPGNVHRGVPGEEEKGSVMVEFDDGDRGRISLPNIRLLPNGYQIHCAEPSPALLSTGRCGRRSSTQDSRDKPTERPNNEEAEGRSQERRPVGRPKKVKPEANSSATTSSERVTGGNTSSISWPAKRLPADFFLFNGTSRKTHRVGRQRDLGVFHRPATHPLTPPTPLKGIFSSPFEVDSFSSIANSYAGAFRSGTHRPVTSVTPLVLSDSVAMTTAPSNRKSSDRYRKQFLVKLDHEGVTSPKTKNGKALLRLGGGRGHKGPSAGAEGAPLRYIHPALVVKEGAPLRYIHPALVVKDRNKGERRRESGMSKSELLLKGAPALRKGLPSSGLAGLGGEFGTLDCPSDCPSSYSELDEDDDDDDDGDEDVARRRAAAAGAGRFLSRLSVCSSSSSSSSSSGSLSSSSLCSSDSSYSSDEEESSSLLLRRALLQQQKHKHKQSLTSNTLTPDPTTKPNPSPTSATPHSYVAKAAMSVTGESKVRGSDRGEDRKEYTSKGRTNSSSSASKSQTKRRGGPASNTHTLSLNTHTPTPNTHNPACQPKPPKDHPAEKRQRMLSPIPHPNMSALLPGRQLWKWSGNPTQRRGLKGKARKLFYKAIVRGGETVHVGDCAVFLSPGRPQLPYVGRVESLWESWSSSMVVRVKWFYHPEETSLGKRHHDGKHALYQSSHEDENDVQTISHRCQVLSRTDYEHLICRRKPGGGAQDLFYLAGTYEPTTGQLVSAEGVAIVP